Proteins encoded by one window of Xanthomonas sp. DAR 80977:
- a CDS encoding ArnT family glycosyltransferase: MQGEQRARNTFMVLWTLVTAAKLLAAARLPLFVDEAFYWQEGRHLAAAYSDLPGLTAWLARLGVALGGDHLLALRAPFLVLAALMPWLIARIATRWFGAVAGWRAGSLTLLMPLSGTLGILALPDVPMALATILCMDASARLLRQIDAMSAVELALGLSLGALSHYRFAGVIGVGAIALLLIPQGRRMLRDPQVWVALAMGIVAWLPLLAWNADNGEAGVKFQLIDRHPWSFQPSGIAFVLIQGLLVTPLLAVAMWKVALVATRGGGSGGARVQWRYFGLLGGVSTLGIFLLGFFTDAERVSFHWPLPGYLALLIAAPVILHGWPKPLRRATWLLTGLGLVGAFGYYLAVSVPSVREHAAGDKYYPRNFAGWKPLASAVRRELAAMPPGTQVLADNFKVGAELGFELGDADIQVLPHPLNDKHGRSVQLRQWGLLSDGRRDGPRLLVLSPSDMKYRLLLQRYHAVCDLVGPLPPPKVVSSDHGSQRFLLFALPAQRLAGPCTTPAMAWFNAPQVGDKVARHFEVSGWAFKDGVGIDRVEVLLDGKVAAQARYGEAYDITAFWKISTDPGHPNVGFRAELDASGLAPGTHWLGLRLHGRDGSVEDWWEQPIELRR; encoded by the coding sequence ATGCAAGGCGAACAACGTGCACGCAACACCTTCATGGTGCTGTGGACGCTGGTCACCGCGGCCAAGTTGCTGGCGGCCGCGCGTCTGCCGTTGTTCGTGGACGAAGCGTTCTACTGGCAGGAAGGCCGGCACCTGGCCGCGGCCTATTCGGATCTGCCCGGGCTGACCGCCTGGCTGGCGCGGCTGGGCGTGGCGCTCGGCGGCGATCACCTGCTGGCGTTGCGCGCGCCGTTCCTGGTGCTGGCGGCGCTGATGCCGTGGCTGATCGCGCGCATCGCCACGCGCTGGTTCGGCGCGGTCGCCGGCTGGCGCGCCGGCAGCCTGACCTTGCTGATGCCGCTGTCGGGCACGCTCGGCATCCTCGCCTTGCCGGACGTGCCGATGGCGCTGGCCACGATCCTGTGCATGGACGCCAGCGCGCGGCTGCTGCGCCAGATCGATGCGATGAGCGCGGTGGAGCTGGCGCTGGGCCTGAGCCTGGGCGCGCTGAGCCATTACCGCTTCGCCGGGGTGATCGGGGTCGGCGCGATCGCGTTGCTGCTGATCCCGCAGGGCCGGCGCATGCTGCGCGATCCGCAGGTGTGGGTGGCGCTGGCGATGGGCATCGTCGCCTGGCTGCCGCTGCTGGCGTGGAATGCCGACAACGGCGAGGCCGGGGTCAAGTTCCAGTTGATCGATCGGCATCCGTGGAGCTTCCAGCCCAGCGGCATCGCCTTCGTGCTGATCCAGGGCCTGCTGGTCACGCCGCTGCTGGCGGTGGCGATGTGGAAGGTGGCGCTGGTGGCCACGCGCGGCGGCGGCAGCGGCGGCGCGCGCGTGCAGTGGCGCTACTTCGGCCTGCTCGGCGGCGTGTCCACGCTGGGCATCTTCCTGCTCGGCTTCTTCACCGATGCCGAGCGGGTCAGTTTCCATTGGCCGTTGCCGGGCTACCTGGCCTTGCTGATCGCCGCGCCGGTGATCCTCCACGGCTGGCCGAAACCGCTGCGCCGCGCGACCTGGCTGCTGACCGGGCTGGGCCTGGTCGGCGCGTTCGGCTACTACCTGGCGGTGTCGGTGCCGTCGGTGCGCGAGCATGCCGCCGGCGACAAGTACTACCCGCGCAACTTCGCCGGCTGGAAGCCGCTGGCCTCGGCGGTGCGCCGCGAGCTGGCGGCGATGCCGCCGGGCACGCAGGTGCTGGCCGACAACTTCAAGGTCGGCGCCGAACTCGGTTTCGAGCTGGGCGATGCCGATATCCAGGTGCTGCCGCATCCGTTGAACGACAAGCATGGGCGCAGCGTGCAACTGCGCCAGTGGGGCCTGCTCAGCGACGGCCGCCGCGACGGGCCGCGCTTGCTGGTGCTGTCGCCCAGCGACATGAAGTACCGGCTGCTGTTGCAGCGCTACCACGCGGTATGCGATCTGGTCGGCCCGCTGCCGCCGCCGAAGGTGGTGTCCAGCGATCACGGCAGCCAGCGCTTCCTGCTGTTCGCGCTGCCGGCGCAGCGCCTGGCCGGGCCATGCACGACGCCGGCGATGGCCTGGTTCAACGCGCCGCAGGTGGGCGACAAGGTGGCGCGCCATTTCGAGGTCTCCGGCTGGGCGTTCAAGGACGGCGTGGGCATCGACCGGGTCGAGGTGCTGCTCGACGGCAAGGTCGCCGCGCAGGCGCGCTACGGCGAGGCCTACGACATCACCGCGTTCTGGAAGATCTCCACCGATCCGGGCCATCCCAATGTCGGCTTCCGCGCCGAACTCGATGCCAGCGGATTGGCGCCGGGCACGCATTGGCTGGGCCTGCGCCTGCATGGCCGCGACGGCAGTGTCGAGGATTGGTGGGAACAGCCGATCGAACTGCGCCGCTGA
- a CDS encoding AAA family ATPase translates to MPTPPRLPEMLTDTLREALAQAQQQVNALVLGKPQQVRMAFVALLSGGHLLIEDLPGLGKTTLAHALAASLGLSFQRVQFTSDLLPADVLGVSVYDAQSRQFQFHPGPVFAHVLLADEINRAPPRTQSALLEAMAEQQVTLDGTTHPLPAPFFVIATQNPVDLSGTFPLPDSQLDRFLLRLALGYPSAESERALLSGSDRRDLIAQARPLLSDTDMATLRHSVEQIHASDALVGYVQALLARSRQHPGVRVGLSPRAGIALLRAAKAHALLLGRGHALPEDVQALFVAVAEHRLVAEQESASGQALAKAILHSVAVD, encoded by the coding sequence ATGCCTACTCCGCCCCGCTTGCCGGAAATGCTAACCGATACGCTGCGCGAGGCGCTCGCGCAGGCCCAGCAACAGGTCAATGCGCTGGTCCTGGGCAAGCCGCAACAGGTGCGCATGGCCTTTGTCGCGCTGCTGTCCGGCGGACATTTATTGATCGAGGATCTGCCCGGCCTGGGCAAGACCACGCTGGCGCATGCGCTGGCGGCGAGCCTGGGCCTGAGCTTCCAGCGCGTGCAGTTCACCTCCGACCTGCTGCCGGCCGACGTGCTCGGCGTGTCGGTGTACGACGCGCAATCGCGCCAGTTCCAGTTCCATCCCGGACCGGTGTTCGCGCACGTGCTGCTCGCCGACGAGATCAACCGCGCGCCGCCGCGCACGCAGAGCGCGCTGCTGGAGGCGATGGCCGAACAGCAGGTGACGCTGGACGGCACCACGCATCCGCTGCCGGCGCCGTTCTTCGTCATCGCCACGCAGAATCCGGTGGACCTGTCGGGCACCTTCCCGCTGCCCGATTCGCAGCTGGACCGTTTTTTGCTGCGGTTGGCGCTGGGCTATCCCAGTGCCGAGTCCGAACGCGCGCTGCTCAGCGGCAGCGACCGCCGCGACCTGATCGCGCAGGCGCGGCCGCTGCTCAGCGATACCGACATGGCCACGCTGCGGCACAGCGTGGAGCAGATCCATGCCAGCGACGCGCTGGTCGGCTACGTGCAGGCGCTGCTCGCGCGCAGCCGCCAGCATCCGGGCGTGCGCGTGGGCCTGTCGCCGCGCGCCGGCATCGCGCTGCTGCGCGCGGCCAAGGCGCATGCGCTGCTGCTCGGCCGCGGGCATGCGCTGCCGGAAGATGTGCAGGCGCTGTTCGTGGCGGTGGCCGAGCATCGGCTGGTGGCCGAACAGGAATCGGCCTCCGGGCAAGCGCTGGCCAAGGCGATCCTGCACAGCGTGGCGGTGGACTGA
- a CDS encoding DUF58 domain-containing protein — MRARLREWRQALARLARPRDPEALPVRLDRRRIYILPTPFGGFVALLLGAMLLGALNYNNNPALLLAMLLGAAAMASAIAAHLQLSGLRLQALSAEPVAAGTPLRLRLALAADDNRPRRGLRVAHAGRHTHLDLHGDGGNEADLDLPTERRGWLDLQRIRISTTQPLGLLRAWAWFWPDTPLLVYPQPESDGPPLPHGDGTPTQTRLHALGEELQQLRPYRPGDARRAISWKHSARRDTLLVREYERPIGVDVVLDWRTLPALPYERRIARLARWVDEAERDGRRYRLLLPGQPPLGPGRGPQHRHQCLRALALLPHG, encoded by the coding sequence ATGCGCGCACGGCTGCGCGAGTGGCGGCAGGCGCTGGCACGGCTGGCGCGGCCGCGCGATCCCGAGGCGCTGCCGGTGCGGCTGGACCGGCGCCGGATCTACATCCTGCCCACGCCGTTCGGCGGCTTCGTGGCGCTGCTGCTCGGCGCGATGCTGCTCGGCGCGCTGAACTACAACAACAACCCCGCCCTGCTGCTGGCGATGCTGCTCGGCGCGGCCGCCATGGCCAGCGCGATCGCCGCCCACCTGCAGCTGTCGGGGCTGCGCCTGCAGGCGCTGTCGGCCGAGCCGGTCGCGGCCGGCACGCCGCTGCGGCTGCGCCTGGCGCTGGCCGCCGACGACAACCGGCCCCGGCGCGGCCTGCGCGTGGCGCATGCCGGCCGCCACACCCATCTGGACCTGCACGGCGACGGCGGCAACGAAGCCGACCTGGACCTGCCCACCGAGCGCCGCGGCTGGCTCGACCTGCAGCGCATCCGCATTTCCACCACCCAGCCGCTGGGCCTGCTGCGCGCCTGGGCCTGGTTCTGGCCGGACACGCCGCTCCTGGTCTACCCGCAGCCGGAAAGCGATGGGCCGCCGCTGCCGCACGGCGACGGCACCCCGACCCAGACCCGCCTGCACGCGCTGGGCGAGGAACTGCAGCAACTGCGCCCGTACCGCCCCGGCGATGCGCGACGCGCGATCTCCTGGAAGCACTCGGCGCGCCGCGACACCCTGCTGGTGCGCGAGTACGAACGCCCGATCGGCGTGGACGTGGTGCTGGACTGGCGCACGCTGCCGGCGCTGCCCTACGAGCGCCGCATCGCGCGGCTGGCGCGCTGGGTCGACGAGGCCGAGCGCGACGGCCGCCGCTATCGCCTGCTGCTGCCGGGACAGCCGCCGCTGGGCCCGGGCCGCGGCCCGCAACACCGGCACCAGTGCCTGCGCGCCTTGGCGCTGCTGCCGCATGGCTGA
- a CDS encoding transglutaminase TgpA family protein: MAEPRSPALSRASRHWALGAGLLALLPLLLQLPGMLALVFALAALLVGASSAWRPLPAALRLLLVAATLAAIYWQVGMRFGRDTGCAMLAAMLAIKPSELKTLRDARSLLGFALFAPFAAFLLDQGPATMLLGLAAVIAALLCMQRLADQEGHSTAPPLRGQLRGVGRLLALGLPLALAAFWLFPRLGSPLWGVPERALARPGLADSMSPGQWLDLMADDTPALRVQFFGRVPAPAQRYWRGPVLWDFDGSTWRAQRGNEYLPAPAVQPGVTTWDYQIEVEPTDRRQLVALDLPLQAPDGTRVSADYVLHSERPLSALTRWRLRSAPPLRFETALAPAQRQRALALPPGYNPRTLALARQWRQQAGNDDAAIVARALQWIRRDFAYTLTTPLPGRDGVDEFLFQQKAGFCQHFSSAFVVLMRGAGIPARVVTGYAGGTRNPFGGYWVVRRMDAHAWAEVWLPQRGWVRVDPTAAVAPERIYDTLEDRLGNDADTQGGGNWQLRDVGDWLRRGWNDLVLSFDASRQQRLLSQLGIAKLEPAQLVALFAGFAALVLGWMAWLLARGERERDPLLRAWRRLGRRYARLGLAREAHEPALDWAQRVHQVRPDPALVSLSQRFADSRYAGADSDRASLLRDLRRHRPHTGAFR, encoded by the coding sequence ATGGCTGAGCCGCGCTCGCCCGCGCTGAGCAGGGCCAGCCGCCACTGGGCGCTCGGCGCCGGCCTGCTGGCGCTGCTGCCGTTGCTGCTGCAGTTGCCGGGGATGCTGGCGCTGGTGTTCGCGCTGGCGGCGCTGCTGGTCGGCGCCAGCTCGGCGTGGCGGCCGCTGCCGGCCGCGCTGCGCCTGCTGCTGGTGGCGGCGACGCTGGCGGCGATCTACTGGCAGGTCGGCATGCGCTTCGGCCGCGACACCGGCTGCGCCATGCTCGCGGCGATGCTGGCGATCAAGCCGTCGGAACTGAAGACGCTGCGCGACGCGCGCAGCCTGCTCGGCTTCGCCCTGTTCGCGCCATTCGCCGCGTTCCTGCTGGACCAGGGACCGGCGACGATGCTGCTGGGGCTGGCCGCGGTGATCGCCGCGCTGCTGTGCATGCAGCGCCTGGCCGACCAGGAAGGGCACAGCACCGCCCCCCCGTTGCGCGGCCAGCTGCGCGGCGTCGGCCGGCTGCTGGCGCTGGGCCTGCCGCTGGCGCTGGCCGCGTTCTGGCTGTTCCCGCGACTGGGTTCGCCGCTGTGGGGCGTGCCGGAACGCGCGCTGGCGCGGCCCGGCCTGGCGGACTCGATGAGTCCGGGCCAGTGGCTGGACCTGATGGCCGACGACACCCCGGCGCTGCGCGTGCAGTTCTTCGGCCGCGTGCCGGCGCCGGCGCAGCGCTACTGGCGCGGGCCGGTGCTGTGGGATTTCGACGGCAGCACCTGGCGCGCGCAGCGCGGCAACGAATACCTGCCGGCGCCGGCGGTGCAACCCGGCGTGACCACGTGGGACTACCAGATCGAGGTCGAGCCGACCGACCGCCGCCAGCTGGTCGCGCTGGACCTGCCGCTGCAGGCGCCGGACGGCACCCGCGTGTCGGCCGACTACGTCCTGCACAGCGAGCGCCCGCTCAGCGCGCTGACCCGCTGGCGCCTGCGCTCGGCGCCGCCGCTGCGCTTCGAGACCGCGCTGGCGCCCGCGCAGCGGCAACGCGCATTGGCGCTGCCGCCGGGCTACAACCCGCGCACCCTGGCCCTGGCCCGGCAATGGCGGCAACAGGCCGGCAACGACGATGCGGCGATCGTGGCGCGCGCGCTGCAGTGGATCCGCCGCGATTTCGCCTACACGCTGACGACGCCGCTGCCCGGCCGCGACGGCGTCGACGAATTCCTGTTCCAGCAGAAGGCCGGCTTCTGCCAGCACTTCAGCTCCGCCTTCGTGGTGCTGATGCGCGGCGCCGGGATCCCCGCGCGCGTGGTCACCGGCTATGCCGGCGGCACCCGCAATCCGTTCGGCGGCTACTGGGTGGTGCGGCGCATGGACGCCCATGCCTGGGCCGAGGTGTGGCTGCCGCAACGCGGCTGGGTGCGCGTGGACCCGACCGCCGCGGTCGCCCCGGAACGCATCTACGACACCCTGGAAGACCGCCTCGGTAACGACGCCGACACCCAGGGCGGCGGCAACTGGCAACTGCGCGACGTCGGCGACTGGCTGCGCCGCGGCTGGAACGACCTGGTGCTGTCGTTCGACGCCAGCCGCCAGCAACGGCTGCTGAGCCAGTTGGGCATCGCCAAGCTGGAGCCGGCGCAACTGGTCGCGCTGTTCGCCGGCTTCGCCGCGCTGGTGCTGGGCTGGATGGCCTGGCTGCTGGCGCGCGGCGAACGCGAGCGCGACCCGCTGCTGCGCGCCTGGCGGCGGCTGGGCCGGCGCTACGCGCGGCTCGGCCTGGCCCGCGAGGCGCACGAACCGGCGCTGGACTGGGCGCAGCGTGTACACCAGGTGAGGCCCGATCCGGCGCTGGTTTCGCTCAGCCAACGTTTCGCCGATTCGCGCTACGCTGGCGCGGATTCGGACAGGGCTTCATTGTTGCGCGACCTGCGCAGGCACCGTCCGCACACCGGAGCATTTCGATGA
- a CDS encoding Slp family lipoprotein translates to MKIRLLFPVMAVLALGACATAPKPLQGQFATVTPRDSVAGQQVGASVRWGGKIIQTKPGQGQTCFQVLSRPLNASGRPDSDSADASDGRFVACRSGFYDPAVFEPGREVTFIGHVSGYESTRIGEYDYRLAKIDADVVYLWPVVRQVDVVPAYPYGPWGPWDPWGPRWGWGRGWW, encoded by the coding sequence ATGAAGATCCGATTGCTGTTCCCCGTCATGGCCGTTCTCGCCCTGGGCGCCTGCGCGACCGCGCCCAAGCCGCTGCAAGGCCAGTTCGCCACCGTCACCCCGCGCGACTCGGTCGCCGGCCAGCAGGTCGGCGCCTCGGTGCGCTGGGGCGGCAAGATCATCCAGACCAAGCCCGGCCAGGGCCAGACCTGCTTCCAGGTGCTGTCGCGGCCGTTGAACGCCAGCGGCCGCCCGGACAGCGACTCGGCCGACGCCAGCGACGGCCGCTTCGTCGCCTGCCGCTCCGGCTTCTACGACCCGGCGGTGTTCGAGCCGGGCCGCGAGGTGACCTTCATCGGCCACGTCTCCGGCTACGAGAGCACCCGCATCGGCGAGTACGACTACCGCCTGGCGAAGATCGATGCCGACGTGGTCTACCTGTGGCCGGTAGTGCGCCAGGTCGACGTGGTGCCCGCCTACCCGTACGGCCCCTGGGGCCCGTGGGATCCGTGGGGCCCGCGCTGGGGCTGGGGCCGCGGCTGGTGGTAA
- a CDS encoding histidine triad nucleotide-binding protein, translating to MDTIFGKIIRREIPASIVYEDDDVLGFKDIAPQAPVHVLFIPRQVEIPTLDDLTPEQAPLVGKLVLAAAAYARAQGLAEDGYRVVMNCREHAGQTVFHLHLHLLAGAPLGRFGTP from the coding sequence ATGGACACCATCTTCGGCAAGATCATCCGCCGCGAAATTCCCGCCAGCATCGTCTACGAGGATGACGACGTCCTCGGCTTCAAGGACATCGCGCCGCAGGCGCCGGTGCACGTGCTGTTCATTCCCAGGCAGGTGGAGATCCCCACGCTCGACGACCTGACGCCGGAGCAGGCGCCGCTGGTCGGCAAGCTGGTGCTGGCCGCGGCCGCGTACGCGCGCGCGCAGGGCCTGGCCGAGGACGGCTACCGGGTGGTGATGAACTGCCGCGAGCACGCCGGGCAGACCGTGTTCCATCTGCACCTGCACCTGCTGGCCGGGGCGCCGCTGGGCCGTTTCGGCACGCCCTGA
- the recR gene encoding recombination mediator RecR, which translates to MSSLLEQLIDAFRVLPGVGQKSAQRMAYHVLEREREGGQRLADVLAAAVEKVGHCTQCRDFSETELCAICASASRDRQQLCAVESPADRLAIEHATGYRGLYFILQGRLSPLDGVGPRELGLDRLGARLAQGEIAELIIATNSTVEGEATAHYLAQLARRHGVRPSRLAQGLPLGGELEYVDRGTLSHAFGSRNEVPQGGAGE; encoded by the coding sequence ATGTCCTCGTTGCTCGAACAACTGATCGACGCGTTCCGCGTGTTGCCCGGCGTCGGCCAGAAGTCGGCGCAGCGCATGGCCTACCACGTGCTCGAACGCGAGCGCGAGGGCGGGCAGCGCTTGGCGGACGTGCTGGCCGCGGCGGTGGAGAAGGTCGGCCACTGCACGCAGTGCCGCGATTTCAGCGAGACCGAACTGTGCGCGATCTGCGCCAGCGCCAGCCGCGACCGCCAGCAGCTGTGCGCGGTGGAGTCGCCGGCCGACCGCCTGGCGATCGAGCATGCCACCGGCTACCGCGGGCTGTATTTCATCCTGCAGGGCCGGCTGTCGCCGCTGGACGGGGTCGGTCCGCGCGAGCTCGGCCTGGACCGGCTCGGGGCGCGGCTGGCGCAGGGCGAGATCGCCGAGCTGATCATCGCCACCAACTCCACCGTCGAGGGCGAGGCCACCGCGCACTACCTGGCGCAGCTAGCGCGCCGGCACGGGGTGCGCCCGAGCCGGCTTGCGCAGGGCCTGCCACTGGGCGGGGAACTGGAATACGTGGACCGCGGCACGCTGTCGCATGCGTTCGGCAGCCGCAACGAGGTGCCGCAGGGCGGCGCAGGCGAGTAG
- a CDS encoding YbaB/EbfC family nucleoid-associated protein — protein sequence MRGNIAQLMQQAQKMQENLQRAQEELAQLEVTGSAGGGMVSVTLTGTKECRKVRIDPSILSDQEMAEDLIAAAFNDASNKIDAESKSRMGAATAGMPIPPGMKLPF from the coding sequence ATGCGCGGGAACATCGCCCAATTGATGCAGCAGGCGCAGAAGATGCAGGAGAACCTGCAGCGCGCCCAGGAAGAACTGGCCCAGCTGGAAGTCACCGGCAGCGCCGGCGGCGGCATGGTCAGCGTGACCCTGACCGGCACCAAGGAGTGCCGCAAGGTGCGGATCGATCCGAGCATCCTCTCCGACCAGGAGATGGCCGAGGACCTGATCGCCGCCGCCTTCAACGACGCGTCCAACAAGATCGATGCCGAGTCCAAGTCGCGGATGGGCGCGGCCACGGCCGGCATGCCGATTCCGCCGGGCATGAAGTTGCCGTTCTGA